The Salvelinus alpinus chromosome 29, SLU_Salpinus.1, whole genome shotgun sequence region GGGGTAGGCCACGTAAAGTGGTTGACCCTAATGCTGTTTCAGCAGAGCCAACTGCACCTCTGAAGCATGGCCGGCCCCAAAAAgttaaacaacaaaaaaaaagggGTAGGCCGAGGAAGAACCCACTATCAACCGAGGAggaagaaaagagaaagaaacCGAAAAGCCAACCAAAGGGATCAAGAGTGTGGAAGCCTCTCGGAAGGCCGCGCATCCATCCCTGCATGGATCCCCCAGCCACCTCTGCCGAGCCACGGGGAAGAGGCCGTCCACGCAAAGCAATAATAGGTAAAGGTGCCCACTTACGGAAGAACCCACCTCCAACCTCTAAAGTTTCCGAGCCACCCGTTAAAGATGGTTCCCCGCGAAAGAGGGGCCGCCCCTTAGGCTCCGTTCAAGCAAACAAAGCCAAGAGAGCAGCAGAGAAGGATAGTTCCAATACTGCACCCCCAGCCAAACGGGGGTGCACTGTTTCTCCAATAGTAAAGCTTTACCGCTGCACCAATGGTAAAGCAAATGTGTTAGATGAAGCTGCCATCCAAGCCCAGAGGCGAAGAGGCAGGAGAAAGACTGTGAAAGTTGATTATACAACTTATGATTCAGAGGAGGAGGAAAATGAAGATGCAGAGAAAAATGAGGACGAAGACTTGTCTCCAGTTGAAGAGGAAATAAATCCACACAGTGGTCATCACAAGGCTAACAAACCTGGTAAGGTGGCGGCAGCCCTAAAGAAGGTGGGGGTTGTTTCTAAAAGGCGGGGCAGGAAGCCTGGTTCAACCAAAAAGGTTCTAAAGTAAAAGGAACCTAGGTGGAGCAAACTGATCAAGACAACATACCTTGTTGCCGGGAAACACAAAATATCAGTAGCATCTTGTAGGATGAATGGACATGTTTTTAACATTTTATTAATGGGATAGCTCTTGCCTAACTCTTTTTAGTTTTCTCAATTAACCTAGGTGTCTATTTGCTCTTGCTATTATTTTTGATGGTTTGTGGAACCCATGTGAATtattttttccttcatagctCGAATGATGTGAAGACAATTTCATTGACAGTTGATAATATATTGGTCTGTGCAGACTTATCCCATTTGGATACTGTTTCTAATTCCATGCTCATCCTTTAGGTCATGATATTCTCATTGAGCTTTAACCGAGATGTTTCTTCATCTCCATCCGAAATGTTACAATGTGGGAAAGATCGGGAATGTATGAATCAATTGTCTATTTACTCATATAGGTAAATAAGAAGCTAAAATGGGTTAAATCAGTGTTTTGTttcttgtaataaataaataataacataCTTTTAATTGTTGTCTTATCTCTCCTGAGGGTCTGCAATTTTCTAAATGCTAATGTCTTGTAATTTTATTTCCCTTAATTGCCAAAGCTTTGAATGTAACAACTTCTCCTTCCCAGCCATCTTTGTTTCGATACAGATTTTGTTAGTGTCACTGTCATGGCACACTCTTCCCTATAAAgtacactactttgaccagagcctacggacccttgtcaaaagtagagcactataaagggaataaggtgccatttgggacggcgCCATTAAACATAGTTGCACTTTCTTTCACTTGGTTCATTGCATACTTCACCTTGTGGAGTCAAGACGGTAACTGTGAACTTCCAATCCAATCATCACTAAGATTTCTCCCAGAAGATGTGTAGTTATTGTCTACTGTGAGGGGTTTTTGTTAGCTAGTATCATCCTTGTAATTCACTAAACATCACTACTCATAGTTATTTTTAAGACTTTGTTATCTGTTAGCTGTCAACTATTTTTACTTGTTTTTTATTACTTTGCTTTCAACTGAAGTGGATGGCTTGGTTTCACAGACTGGGCGAAGTTGTATGTAAATGTTGTTCAAGATTGCATGTATGTTAAACATGTCTTCTAGCCTGCTATTCATTTCTTTAATGAATTGTGTGCATGACAATATCAGTTCATACTGCATTGTAACTTTGTAATTTCTGTAATATAGAAATCGTAATTGAGGTACACAGCAACATCTATAATTTGTATGAATATCACGTTCCTGTAACAAGTTTCTTACAGTTTCATGTTTTCAACTTGGTCTGCTCTTATCCTATGTTGCTTCGATTAATTCAATGTTCTTGTCTTGTAATAATGTTTTTGACAATGCAGTTGAACTATACAGATAAAAACATACATATTGTAAAACATACTGCATCTATCTCTGTAATTAGAAATGGGTCTGTGAAGCCACCTAACATTAATTTGAGGGTAATATGAATTTGAGTTTTGTTCAAGAGAAAATTATTTGAAAGTTTGCTGTAATAAAGTGAAATGTCAAGATTTGTTTTATTTGTTGATGTTTTTTTAATCTCAATAAAAACCAAAATAGGATTAATTTCGGCTTTATTTTGTAGGATTGTAAAGCTTAATGTGATGAATAAAAGTCTAATTTAATAGAAACATATCTTCGTGGCTGGTCAGGTATAAAAAGTTTGGTGGAACGTTAACTCCATTTATTGGACCCACTCGGTGCTTATGTCGCGCATGGTTAGACACCAACTTCCGGTCCTCAGATGGTTCTCAGAGGAAAACAAAATCGAATGAAATGACTTTCGAAATGGGCGTCTTTGACGTTGTTTCCAAAATGTATCTCGATTTCGTAATTTTGCAGATCAGAGACTTCACGAGTTCACGTTCTAGCTAATGGTACGTGCATGCATATGAAACGGGTGGAGTGGGAATGTGTGGTGATGGTAGCCCTGCGTTAGCTACAGTTAGTAAGCTACACGTTACACTAGTAGCAAGACAAGAGGTTATAATTATGTGCCGAGTGACACGTGCTTGTATCATTGCTTGACATTTAAACTACATAAATTAAAATGATAAACCATCTGGTGTGATGGCAGTTTAGTATTTTTCACCCCCACCCTAGCTAGTTGAATAAACAAACCCTGTTGGCTAGCTATGTTCTCCAGTCCACCGACTAGGCTATGCATCAGACTAAATTAATTAGCTACACAATATTCATCTGAAAACTGCACTCACAAAATCAATGTGTACAATAATATGGACCATTTGTTGTGGTCACAAGCATGCATGTGTTTCATGGACTACCAATTAGGATGGTGCAGGGTGGATTTGGTTTATAGTAAatctcactgtttgtttgctgCATTATACTTAGCCTAGCCCAAAAGGCCGGCAGATGGCGATATTGAGTCGTTCCTTCTTACCGTCCAAAGGGAATCTATGCAGCCTGCTATACACTTGTATGGACCAGTTCATCATTAAACATTCTCGCCTTAACTAGTTTTAATGGCGAGATGGCAGAAAAAAACAAGGAAATTGTGCATACTTTCTTTGTGAAACACCATTCTCCACCACCATGCTACAGTGGCTAATGCTAGACCGTTCTGAAACTATCAGATCAGTAGTGAAAAATCAGACTGCTGCAACCTGATTATCTGAATGTGATACTAGCATTATGGCTAGCATCCGGGACTAGTATTAGCACTGTAGCATGGTAGTAGAAAATTGTGTTTCATAAAGAAAGTACACATTTTCCCAGATTTTTTTTATCCCCCCCCTTCTCGCCATTAAATTGAGTTAAGGAGGAAATTGACCGCTTTGCAGCCTGTATGGAgaatgttttatgtacgtacaggTCCACGGGAAACGAGTGTATAGCCGGCTGCATAGATTCCCTTTGGACGGTAAGATGAAACGACTCAATATCGCCATCTGCTGGCCTTTGGACTACATTATACTGTACTAATGTTACAATATATCAAATGATGTATCAGAAATTCAACAACAAAAGTTTGTGTGTTTACAAATGTTTTATAATGTATTAATTCTTATATTTTAGCCATAGCCAACCAAGGAGCACTTGTCTTTTCCCAGATAACTGAAGGCGTCTGGATATGATCTGCAGTGAGTACATTTCATATTTTTCAAAATGATATATCCTAGAAGGCTATTTTAATCATAATGATGCCATTGCcaacatattttttgttgttgcatacaataggggcggcagcgtagcctagtggttagagcgttggactagtaaccgaaaggttgcgagatcgaatccccgagctgacaaggtacaaatctgtcgttctgcccctgaacaggcagttaacccactgttcctaggccgtcattgaaaataagaatttgttcttaactgacttgcctagtaaaataaaggtaaaaaaaaaaatagcactGATATAAGTGCTACTTATATAAGTGTTGTGCTGTTGATTGCTCTATTTGGAACATAGTGGACAATGTATTTTATGTTTGTTTCTCATATGAAGGTTGCAGATGAACTTCTTGTCCAAGTTCTCCTGAAAGCCTTTGACAACATGGAGAAGAGTTGGGACAGCATAGATGAAGCAGGCGACTACTCAACAGATGAAACTAGAAATTTACCAAGCCATTCTTGTCAGAAAATCACTGAACACAAGGTAGGACATCCTTAAACAATATTACAAAGcagaaatgtaaatgttttatagACCTTATTCCAATAATAATCACTTATTTGTACTCCATTCTCATTTTTTTGTCAAAAGGGAGCAGAAGGGGGAGAAGAGATCCTGACTGACAAAACATATAGGAAGAATATGGCAGCATTTAAGGTGAAGAATGAAGATGACTCTAGTCCTTTTTCGGACATCCACAGTCATTCAAAGATCATGGCTCAAGATCTTCAACGAGGGGCAACAGAAGTCATCCAAGATAAGTGTTCCCCTTTCTTAGAACGATTATGCCCTGTGGGTCTAACCAATGTTCAGGAAAGTTGTATTTTGGCTTCTGGATTTGATGTAAAAAAGAAGAGAGGTAGAGATTCTGCTGCAGTGGGGATTGGTACTATAGTTTCTTTCTCCCCCTTTTCAAGCAATCTGTCAAAAAATATAAAGGGAACTGTCACACAGCCACTCATAGCTCTTGAGTTACAGCAATCTTCTCTGTCAGACTCTTCTCTAAGTGACCCCGGACAATCTTCAAGGGCGGTAGTGGATGAGAAAGCCTATGCTGACGTATCCCATCAAATGTTACCACTTGCGGAAACCAAAAAAGGAAAAGAGAAAATATCCTTTAATTCACTTTTGCCTGTGATGAAAAAGCAACAAAAGCGAAAAGCTGGTCAGCCATATAAGAAAACTCTAGTAAAAATGGCTAAACATTCAGCAATTGCCCAAGAATGGGATTCAGATGCCACAGAAATATCCAGGGTGACTCGCAATAAGGATAATCTAACACCCTCATGCAAACAAACAGATGAGAAGAAAAGGGATGAAATGTTAGAATTTCCCCCAACTACCTCAAGTGCCACAAGCTTTGGATGCAATTCAACATCTGATTCTTCAAACCACCTTACTATTTCACATTCAGATGACATAATTTCTAAATCTCAAATAACTGGACCAAGCATTTCTATGGAATTTATCCAACCCCCCAGAGGACAGAGAACTTCAAAGACCACACAAAAAGCAGAAGAAGAAGTGCCGGCGCTGAAATTGACCACTGCCACAGAGGGGAAAGATTCTCCTATAGTACAAGCTCTGGCACAAAACACATTGGTGCCGTCTGAAACTGTCTGCTCGTTTGATGATAACACAGAGAATGCATTGAAAGTACAAAAGATACCTGGGAAAAATAAAGCAATAACGTCCAAAGCAGGAAATAGAAGGACTCAGGCGTTCAAAAGAAACAGAATGACTCCGAGCAGCCTCTTGACCACTCAGTCACAGAGTAGCAGTGCTACACCCCAAGAAAAATGTAATTTGGGACTCTCTCAAGATGCAACTCCACTACAATCATCTGACATAAAAATGGAGCCCAAATATTTGTATATAAAAACAGAGCCCAAATACTTGTCAGACACTGGTGTCTTGGATGTCGAGAACAATTTGAAGGAACACCGAAAAAGAGAACCCTTCAAAAACTTTACAGAAGGGAGTGTTAAAAGTCCTGGTGTGATGTCTAGATGCTTTGACTTGTCTATCACTCAAAAAGACCAGGGGGCACCAAGTGACATAAGGAGGGAAATCAAATATAATGTAACTGCTAACACATCAGCTGTAGGAAACCAGGGGGAAATGACTCCGAGAACTCAAGATCTCTCAGGACTGAGGAGTATTGAGGATGTGCTGAAAATGAAGCGGAAAGCTGGTCGACCATTCAAGAAAAAGACATTGTTTAAAATG contains the following coding sequences:
- the LOC139558829 gene encoding myoneurin-like; this translates as MKEGATMSEEGATMSEEGATMSEEGATMSEEGATMSEEGATMSEEGATVSEKGQIIASDTGSDEELGEALSNGNPIPPKRGKGRPKGSGSKTPKILRVLDKQPRGRPRKVVDPNAVSAEPTAPLKHGRPQKVKQQKKRGRPRKNPLSTEEEEKRKKPKSQPKGSRVWKPLGRPRIHPCMDPPATSAEPRGRGRPRKAIIGKGAHLRKNPPPTSKVSEPPVKDGSPRKRGRPLGSVQANKAKRAAEKDSSNTAPPAKRGCTVSPIVKLYRCTNGKANVLDEAAIQAQRRRGRRKTVKVDYTTYDSEEEENEDAEKNEDEDLSPVEEEINPHSGHHKANKPGKVAAALKKVGVVSKRRGRKPGSTKKVLK